CCCAAATAAGgcaaaatatacaaaaagtaAAAGGCTACAATTCTAATGTTGTTAATGTTATTAAAATTATGAGAAGGGTTGTTAATCTTTGTAAAATTTATGTGAACttgttacttatttttttttcttcgataAAAAATGACTTTAATTCAACCGACAAAAGATCAATATCCAAAGTTTCAAGTATCCTAAACAAGAGGAGGGAGGGAAGAGTTATTACATACCACAACTTGGTTATGGGAAGCTGCACAGTAAGTCATGGCATTTTTCTTGTAGAAGTGCATCTCATCTTATCCTTGGAATCACTAGCCTCTACAAGTTCATTCACTCTAACCTCCAAGTTGTTTATAGTCTTGACAAGGTTTCGAATTTAGGGcccatttggattgagggagagagTAGAGTTGAGTTGACtaaaaataggctaattttgggaaaatttaCTCTACTTTACTCCCTCTCAATCCAAACGAACTATTATTCTATTATGGAGGATTAGGTTCCTTAGATCTCAAGTTTCTTCTAGTGTGAAAGCCATTTAAGGTGGCATTGGAGGGGCATGTTGATGAATGAGCATTAGCTCTATTCAATTGGTCCAAAGGGTTTAGCAccaatttaataatatttgcACTACTAAAAATGTAATGTTGAGGTTTTGCTATTGTTTCTCTATCCTCATTGCAAAGAGGACAGATTGAGTCAATAATTCCTAACCTATATGTTGAGATCCAAAATATCACAAGTgttgaaattcaaaactaaagaggCCCTCAAAGATAGACAAGGCCCAATATGCCAACTAAGGCCCACTTAAAATAAGTAAGAGGAAGCCCAAACCTATGAATGGGCAAGCTTTGGGCCttagaaaatgaagaaaaaggaaaaaagaagctCAGCCCGGTCTTTATGAGGAGAGTTTCCCGGGGATCCTAGAAAGGGACTAAACCAAAATACCTTGGGACAGCCAGGACCAGGGGAATCCTCGGGAAATGTAGGAAATGGTCAGTTGAGATTTGGACAGCTCAAGGAAAGCATGCCTATGGACACAAGGAACGAAGGTAGGcatgtcccatcagccgcctgtGACTCAGAAAAGAGTTGATGACTTAGGAATTAgcacttgataaaaaaaaagcttgGTATCTCGAGGAACCCAGGAAGATGAATCATGAAGGAAGGTGGCTGAGAATTTTTCAGCTTGATAGGGAGGAACCTACTCATTAAGAGGAAAAGACAAAAGATGAAGCAGCTAAAAGGTGGGGTCTGAAAGGTCCATCTAGAAGCTTTGGGAAGAGAAGATTGAAAGTCAGCCCTCAGGAccccccaaaaataaaaggtCAGCTGGGAACTTCCTAGGGGAAACCTCAAAAGAAGAATGTAGtgagaaaataaggaaaataacAACCATCAATGTTGCTGACACAACATTGGTTTTGGTACCCAAGGCAGCAAATGGAGGGAATTAATGGCACACCAAAAACCTTAGAAAGGTACTATAAAAGGAGATCAAGCCATCAGCAAATCCATTCAACAATAACTAATCAAAGCTAAAAAAGCCTTTGAAAGATCTCTTTAAAACTTAGAAAAGTAGAAAAGGGGAAAACACTGTGAGGAATCCTGAGATAGGTACTAGAGGATACACTTGGGCCTAGGTACAGTCCAAAATAAGAATCCACACTATGTTagttaaaaaacataaaaaacaataCATAGAAAAGCATATTCGTATCAACACTTTCCAGTTTATATAAAAGAATGCAAATTAGATGATATTTCCCACTTTACACAATGAAAGATATTATCCTCTATTCAAATTATGGTGAATacagattgtaaaataattttaaaaaaatgataaaagtaaAACTCATTTTAAACATTTTGAAACCTTTTTGTCAGCAAGATGTTTCAACCCATCAAATGGCACCAATTGAGACTTTTGCTTTGGAAtaagttgattttttatttgcctatgctTCAAAGATGTTGTTGCTTAAAATCTTATCATGCACTTATGAATTGAACTTGTGAACTTAAAGTAGAATTATGCAAAGTAAAACTTGCTTAATGAAAAATAATCGAAAACACAATTGATAGCAGAATTATGCAAAGTAAAACTCGCATGGAAATTGAACTGGTGAATTTAACAGAGAAGTTATTTTCCTCAAATCTTATCCTCTATTGAGATGCACATAGAGATGATATGGAAGCAATGAAATTGTCCGTgcccaagtaaaaaaataatacagtGAGATAGTGTCATagaatttttgaagtaaaactTTCACCATGAATGTGGAACTCATGAAAGATGGACCCCATAAAAGATGAGAAAGAAGACTTAAAGATCTCGCAAAATTCATGCCAAGACTTGGACTGGAGTTCCCATCAAGCCTAGGTAGTTATTGACAGCTAGTCATATACACCCTGcaattcttttatttgattttattttattttatgaaaaattaaattagtaaataacattatttttatatggagTTTGGACACaatctttataaatataatacttCTAATTTACAACATGATATATTGTTATATCTTATAAATTTTTAGCAagaaaagttaatttttggcaaaaatgcaaaactcatgATCAAAATTCTCATTTGTTTCAgacttttaaatttcaagtttattcaattagaTTTTCCATTAATTTCTATTAAATGTTGCtgttaattgtttaaatttttaaatttttttaattaaaaatgtttttcagaaattaaaaaaaaaaaaaaaaaaaggaaagaaaagaaaaaagctggGGTTGAtgaagattgaataaaattaaaacctaaattttaattttatccttaattttatgttcttttctcactctctcttcctGGCCGAGCTCTGCaccctctctgtctctctttcttccttcctcCCGAACTTGCTCTCTCTATCAGTGAAACTCTCTCTTCACCGCAACGCAAACGCAGCTACAGCAAGACCTGGGAGAAGAGTGAATCAGagctttcttctctctctgttGACAGATTTCTGAGGGAATCTCTCCACAAACGGTATGCAATTCCTaaacttttcattttaatttgataCCAAAAGTACCAAACATCCAAACCCATgtcttcatttttgtttttttgcaagTCATTCATGAAGATACGAATAAAGTCCCACTGGACTTTTCCTTATAAGGATAAATATTACTGATTTGGCTCATCTCTATGGCTCTTTTCCCATTGGATAATTTAGAAATATGTATCTGATTTTTAAAAAGTTCTCTTAAATTTTATCTTGTGGAATTTTATAATGGTGCATGATTGTTATTTGATGTATGTGcttgctattattttttatatcctATTTTAATGACCAAATGTTGAACTAAATCTAAATCTTAATATTGTTAACTGGGGCATTATTCTCTATCTTGCTCAATGATGGGCTAATGTAGTTCTGTTAGTTTGTCTTGTCTAGTGCTGTCTTTAGCTAGAGTTGGTGTGAGCTGTTTTGTAATGGGTTTCATGCGTCTTTGCAGACATGAGTGTACTCTCTTTCTGCGCGTTTCTTGAGTCTTCTTAGGCTCTTTGCTCTGTATTATGCTTTTGATCATCAATAATATTATTAGGATTCATTAGAAAAAAGAGATGTTTTCATTCTGCCTGAGAAAATAAACACATGATTCTGCCTGCATGAAGGCCACCATAAGGTTTATGCGGTAATTACCTTTTGATCGATTATGGAAGCTATGGTACATATGGATACCTGTGTTCTGAGACTGGGAACTGGAACATAagtttatcttttgttttattttattttatggctTTGAATGTTGTAGATCAGCTTTTTTTGGCTGAAAGTTGTTGGTGAAGTACCAATGTGGAAAAGAAACCTTGGGCTCGTCACACTAGGAAGAAAAGGATGATTTAATTTAGTAGGCCTTCAACACTTCCTTCCCTTGTTGTGCAAGCTTAAAATTTGAAGATTCtattagaatttttattaaatttattttttgtcctcCCTACACTGTCACAACCACTAATCAGAGCATAAAATGTTGAATGTGAACCTATAAGTTTGTTTcggtttcttgatcttcatgcTATAagattttttcccccttttagTATTTAGTGAATCAGGGATGCTAAGGTTACTAGTTACTACCATATAAGCCTTACAAGCTAATACCTTAATTAAGAAATATGTTATATTGTTGATGTAGcatcaatcacattcattgcCATGTTAAACTATAAAACTcttgtaataaaattggtatTAGTATATGATACTCCCAGACTCAAGGGTAAGCGAAGACTGAAGATGGGTATTTGACTTCGTTAACACAACTGTGAGATTGTCACTGTACTCTAGCTTTGAGGAAAATAGTTGATAGATTTTCTTGCAATCCATATTATGCTAGAATTATGTACTGGATTTGTATTGGAGGTGTGAAAAGAGGTACATGCTCAACTATAATTCGCCACTGCATGTCTTTAAATTTGCTTTCTATTATGtcatttcattaatataaatatgGTTCAACAAGCTTTTTCCAATTTTACTTTGGTAATTTACACATTGTATTTCTTTTGAccattttcttttggttgttcAATGCCATTTGATCACATGCGATGATTCAAAATTTGGGTAacaatttgaatttcaattttttctatatctTATTCATCATATTAATAAAtgcttatattattattgttattttttatgagaaaaaatgtACCAAGTGTTTACTTTTTTTGGGAAGAATTTGGATATGTTCAATGGTTATAATTGATATATAGGTAAAATATTAGACTATGAGAACTTGGttaggaatctcactttagtttTATTTCTAATCATATACAACATCTCTATATTTCTTGAGATGCCATTACCTTCTGCATTTTACATCCTTGGAATGGGGTGTTgggtgggggggtggggggggggtgggggggggggggggggagagactagaaatatttattgtttatttataagtttttcttcTACATAGTGGAATATGatactataaataattttttttataagtaatctTTTgcctgaaaaaaaaatgacaatataaCAGACGAGCCCCAAAATCTTGAAGTGGAGAGAATGAGTAGTTACCTATTGACGGTGCTGACAAAGAAACAAGAGGTGGATGCAATCATCAGAGACACCATTGACAAGGTCCTTGTCCTCCGCTTTGGCCGTGCTTCTGATCCTGTCTGCCTTCAACTTGATGACGTTGTATGCcacctctctctccctctctctctctctctctttgagtttttatttattctaaatatTATGAAGTGAATGAActcaatttgtttttctctatgCAGCTTTCTAAATCTGCTCGGGAGGTATCCAAATTTGGAAGTGTAGCACTTGTAGATATTGATTCCAATGAAATTCAAGTTTATGTCAAGTATTTTGACATTACTTTCATACCTTCAacagttttctttttcaatgcTCATCACATGAAAATGGATTTTGGGTACATGAATTATCTTCCCCcctcttcttattttttgattgttgttattatttatttatttatttatttatttttaacaaaactcTAGGTTGGATATTGTAATTGTATATATCTATTTGAGTACATGGATTATCTTCCAGGAATGTAattctgcatttattttgagaaattatCCATATGATGACTgtttttttgttcattgtttgaaataaaattattccAACAACCAAGTTGGATGTCTAAAAAACCCTTTCTAATATTTCTGACTAGTAGTTTATTTATCATATACAATGTGTGATTcgtcttctcttcttttttctttttgtttgcttaGACTTGCAAATATTTGATCATGCCCTTGAAGAATGAGAATCTGTTTCTGAACTAAAATTATAAGCTAAATGGCTTGAATTCTGAAAATGATGTCATGCAGATTTAGGGACTTAAAATCTCAGAttcttgtgtttgttttctttggttGGCAGGACTGCAGA
This genomic stretch from Quercus robur chromosome 4, dhQueRobu3.1, whole genome shotgun sequence harbors:
- the LOC126720884 gene encoding uncharacterized protein LOC126720884, yielding MSSYLLTVLTKKQEVDAIIRDTIDKVLVLRFGRASDPVCLQLDDVLSKSAREVSKFGSVALVDIDSNEIQVYVKYFDITFIPSTVFFFNAHHMKMDFGTADHTKWVGAFHKKQDFIDVVEAIYRGAMKGKLIVSCPLPPERIPKYQLLYKDV